The following coding sequences are from one Shewanella eurypsychrophilus window:
- the rimK gene encoding 30S ribosomal protein S6--L-glutamate ligase, with translation MPSSGLKIGLLASNPNLYSNRRIMEAGQQRGHEMFFYNIQQCYMKLDASEPEVHYRGGQILNDLDAVIPRIRPSMTFYGCALTRHFESLGVMALNNSAAITQSRDKLFSLQLLQKNNLDIPTSGFANSPADTTDLIDMVGGAPLIVKLLEGTQGKGVVLAETRKAAESVINAFKSLKANLLVQEFIKEAQGKDLRCFVIDGKIVASIERTAAPGEFRANIHQGGTASIVQITPEEKKLAIRAAKTMGLQVAGVDIIRSSKGPLLLEINSSPGLEGIEAATGIDVAAAMIDSIEKKLGWKRASSVDTSF, from the coding sequence GTGCCTAGTAGTGGACTTAAAATTGGTCTATTAGCGAGTAACCCAAATTTATACAGTAATCGACGTATTATGGAGGCGGGTCAGCAGCGTGGTCATGAGATGTTCTTCTATAACATTCAACAATGTTATATGAAGCTAGATGCCTCTGAGCCAGAAGTACACTATCGCGGTGGACAGATCCTAAATGATCTTGATGCTGTGATCCCTAGGATCCGCCCAAGCATGACCTTTTATGGCTGCGCCTTAACACGTCATTTTGAAAGTTTAGGTGTGATGGCATTGAATAACTCTGCAGCCATCACTCAGTCCCGAGACAAGCTATTTTCACTGCAACTGCTGCAGAAAAATAACTTAGATATACCGACCAGTGGTTTCGCCAATTCACCAGCCGATACGACCGATCTTATTGATATGGTCGGCGGGGCGCCACTTATCGTCAAGTTACTCGAAGGTACGCAAGGCAAAGGTGTTGTGCTGGCCGAGACCCGCAAGGCTGCTGAGAGTGTGATTAATGCATTTAAATCCTTGAAGGCGAACTTGCTGGTTCAGGAATTTATTAAGGAAGCCCAAGGCAAAGATCTGCGTTGCTTTGTGATTGATGGCAAGATTGTCGCATCGATTGAGCGCACAGCAGCGCCGGGTGAATTTAGAGCTAACATTCATCAAGGCGGTACAGCATCCATTGTACAGATCACCCCTGAAGAGAAAAAGCTGGCTATTCGGGCCGCTAAAACTATGGGGTTACAGGTTGCTGGCGTGGATATTATTCGCTCGAGTAAAGGGCCGCTGTTATTAGAGATCAACTCTTCACCTGGGCTTGAAGGCATAGAAGCTGCCACAGGCATAGATGTTGCTGCGGCTATGATCGATTCAATCGAGAAAAAGCTTGGCTGGAAACGCGCTTCATCAGTCGATACTTCTTTCTAA
- a CDS encoding diguanylate cyclase domain-containing protein codes for MKRFRHKLYFKVAAAIALSAAIVAVLSSYFFYFDELARNEQDSREHVHQLSRTVEKTASIAVYVQDSVLASEIIDGLAINDLVSEVELISEPGFSVFSGEGSLVGKEGVSTLLLYHPFSESEVIGELKILPNEAFIARNAKDAAVNQAQMLALLTVVTAILVSFIVHKTLTSPLNRITNKFEEIKPGETCHITVPRFHQQDEIGSLVKGINALVSSLNQSIDSERNLREKTEILEKKFRLIFEQASAGICLIDSENLLVTANPAFHRIIFKSHSIADAIGLCLTDWFYNKQQLESFLTDIRQSHHLDTVALDLKMKTLAGSPDCWVHCLFSKVLDGESQSSLMIEVLMYDVTERTEREINTRFEADHDGLTHLKNRRAGRRSLMDLFERAKANSKIAVIMNIDLDNFKTINDDYGHEMGDLVLIEVGRRMMSVFRNDDLCVRWGGDEFIVGCYFDSSHFETRSLPAIEKLAAELREALNKQIKLNGELSIKIGGSIGIAIYPQHGDDLESVLSAADSAMYKSKQEGRNQYSIFNSELTDGSSTCSKSHPKA; via the coding sequence TTGAAGCGCTTTAGACATAAGCTGTATTTTAAGGTCGCAGCGGCAATTGCCCTGAGTGCTGCAATTGTTGCTGTGCTAAGTTCATATTTCTTTTACTTTGACGAATTAGCCAGAAATGAACAGGATTCTAGAGAGCATGTTCATCAGTTATCAAGAACCGTAGAGAAGACTGCATCTATCGCTGTTTATGTACAAGACTCAGTGCTGGCCAGCGAGATAATTGACGGATTGGCGATTAATGATCTGGTATCGGAAGTTGAACTTATCAGTGAACCTGGTTTTTCCGTTTTTTCTGGCGAAGGGAGCTTAGTGGGTAAAGAGGGGGTTTCGACCTTGCTTCTCTATCATCCTTTTTCGGAAAGTGAGGTGATAGGAGAACTTAAAATTCTACCAAATGAAGCGTTTATTGCTCGCAATGCCAAAGATGCAGCGGTTAACCAGGCTCAGATGCTGGCTCTGCTAACTGTTGTGACTGCGATTCTTGTCTCATTTATAGTACATAAGACATTAACCTCGCCGCTAAATAGGATCACCAACAAATTTGAAGAGATAAAGCCGGGTGAAACCTGTCATATCACAGTTCCTCGATTTCATCAGCAAGACGAGATAGGAAGTCTGGTTAAGGGGATTAATGCTCTGGTTTCATCATTGAATCAGTCGATAGATTCAGAGCGTAATTTAAGAGAAAAGACTGAGATTTTAGAGAAGAAGTTTAGGCTTATCTTTGAACAAGCCAGTGCGGGGATTTGTCTTATCGACAGTGAAAATCTGTTAGTTACCGCTAACCCAGCTTTTCACCGAATAATCTTTAAGTCGCATTCTATTGCTGATGCGATAGGGCTATGTCTCACAGATTGGTTTTATAACAAGCAGCAATTAGAGAGCTTTCTTACAGATATCAGACAGAGTCATCATTTAGATACGGTTGCACTCGATCTAAAAATGAAAACATTAGCGGGATCGCCTGATTGCTGGGTACATTGTTTGTTCTCAAAGGTTTTAGATGGAGAGAGTCAAAGCAGTCTGATGATCGAAGTTCTCATGTACGATGTCACCGAGCGAACTGAAAGAGAGATAAATACTCGCTTTGAAGCGGATCATGATGGCTTAACCCATCTTAAAAACAGACGAGCCGGTAGACGTTCGCTGATGGATTTATTTGAAAGAGCTAAAGCTAATAGCAAGATTGCAGTGATCATGAATATCGATTTGGACAATTTCAAAACAATCAATGATGACTATGGTCATGAAATGGGTGACTTAGTGTTGATCGAAGTAGGGCGTCGGATGATGTCCGTATTCAGAAATGATGATCTCTGCGTACGCTGGGGCGGAGATGAATTTATAGTGGGCTGTTATTTTGATAGTAGTCATTTTGAAACGAGAAGTTTACCAGCGATTGAGAAGCTCGCGGCTGAATTGAGAGAGGCGTTAAATAAACAGATAAAACTGAATGGTGAGTTGAGTATCAAAATCGGTGGCAGCATAGGTATCGCTATATATCCGCAGCATGGTGACGATTTAGAATCGGTGCTATCAGCGGCAGATAGCGCCATGTACAAGTCGAAACAAGAGGGAAGAAATCAATATAGCATCTTTAACTCAGAGCTTACGGATGGATCAAGTACTTGCTCTAAGAGTCACCCAAAGGCCTAA
- a CDS encoding DUF5062 family protein, translating into MKQGKHDVQLLKLAMEIGVGYAKKRGFDDFGKGISPKDKVECIYRLLVTDKLIQPLAVDKEDGPNMKHKLVLWISRQLPEDHELLN; encoded by the coding sequence ATGAAGCAAGGTAAACACGATGTACAGCTATTAAAACTCGCCATGGAAATTGGCGTAGGCTACGCTAAGAAGCGTGGCTTTGATGATTTCGGCAAGGGGATCTCACCAAAAGATAAAGTCGAGTGTATCTATCGTCTGCTCGTTACCGATAAACTCATTCAACCTCTCGCTGTCGATAAAGAAGACGGGCCAAATATGAAACATAAATTGGTTTTATGGATTAGTAGACAGCTTCCCGAAGATCATGAACTCTTAAACTAA
- a CDS encoding Qnr family pentapeptide repeat protein, giving the protein MNKKNEVFEGVNFSHQDMNDSHFEQCKFYNCNFNHTDLSDSYFVDCSFIEQGAVSGCDFEYANLRDASFKNCQLAMVNFRGADCFGTEFRNCDLKGANFLKTRFANQISRQVYFCSVYMTGCNLSYANFERQCIEKCDLYENKWTGANLYGASFKGSDLSRGEFSSDAWGQFNLRECNLSHAELYGLDPRKVNLSGVKICMWQQEQLLEPLGLIVGPD; this is encoded by the coding sequence TTGAATAAAAAAAATGAGGTGTTCGAAGGGGTCAACTTTAGTCATCAGGATATGAATGATTCACATTTTGAGCAGTGTAAATTTTATAACTGTAATTTTAACCATACTGATCTCAGTGACAGTTATTTTGTCGACTGCTCATTTATAGAGCAAGGTGCTGTGAGTGGTTGTGATTTTGAGTACGCTAATTTACGAGATGCGAGTTTCAAGAATTGCCAGTTAGCTATGGTTAATTTCAGAGGAGCTGACTGCTTCGGTACTGAGTTTAGGAATTGTGACCTGAAAGGGGCCAACTTTCTCAAGACACGTTTTGCCAATCAGATAAGCAGGCAGGTGTATTTTTGCTCTGTGTATATGACGGGTTGTAACTTGTCTTACGCTAATTTTGAGCGGCAATGTATCGAGAAGTGCGATCTCTATGAGAACAAATGGACTGGTGCAAATTTATATGGGGCTTCGTTTAAGGGCTCTGATTTGAGTCGAGGTGAGTTTTCCAGTGACGCTTGGGGTCAGTTTAATCTGAGGGAGTGCAATCTTTCTCATGCAGAACTCTATGGTTTAGACCCGAGAAAGGTGAACTTGAGCGGGGTTAAAATTTGCATGTGGCAGCAGGAGCAGTTACTCGAGCCTCTTGGATTGATTGTTGGGCCTGACTAG
- a CDS encoding IS3 family transposase (programmed frameshift): MKIITRKTHTAAFKLAAVQQSLNSPDTVKALAGKLGIHPALLSKWRAQLTSKKHTSKPIKNVGPNKGLAELERENRGLKKRLERAELENDNLKKGEGVLRQTPGIKFQFIQGYCSTRRTIKLLCDIFGVSRSGYYSWLVRKPSQRDKDNEVLSDFLKEKIAEHRSIAGYRKLWLDAVANGFDCNKKRVQSLLQVFDYRSKACKRKFGVVKPRLIETRAPNYLNREFEVAKPNTVWVSDITQIRCKEGWQYLCVIIDLYSRKVVGWATSYINSSELVMKSLKQAWVERRPNGSELMFHSDQGAQYRSFEVLKWLTKRKVTVSMSRKGNCWDNACSESFFAQLKKEWFSNLEELSRKEMTTQCRFYIDDYYNMVRRHGTLNGVSPIVFESRI, translated from the exons ATGAAAATAATAACTCGTAAGACCCACACAGCAGCCTTCAAATTAGCTGCTGTTCAACAATCCTTAAACTCTCCCGATACAGTAAAGGCTTTAGCTGGTAAATTAGGTATCCATCCCGCTTTGCTCAGTAAATGGAGAGCTCAATTGACGTCGAAGAAACACACTTCTAAACCTATTAAAAATGTCGGTCCTAATAAGGGGCTAGCTGAACTTGAACGTGAAAACCGTGGGCTAAAAAAACGATTAGAGCGTGCAGAGTTGGAGAACGATA ATCTTAAAAAAGGCGAAGGAGTTCTTCGACAAACACCAGGGATAAAGTTTCAGTTTATCCAAGGTTATTGCTCAACTCGAAGAACGATAAAATTGCTCTGTGATATTTTTGGTGTATCTCGCTCAGGCTATTACAGCTGGCTTGTTCGTAAGCCTTCTCAACGCGATAAAGATAACGAAGTACTGTCTGACTTTCTCAAAGAAAAGATAGCTGAGCACAGGAGCATAGCGGGTTATAGGAAGTTATGGCTGGATGCTGTAGCTAATGGTTTCGATTGTAATAAAAAGCGAGTACAAAGCTTGTTACAGGTGTTTGATTACAGGTCTAAAGCATGTAAAAGGAAGTTCGGTGTAGTGAAGCCTAGGTTGATTGAAACAAGAGCGCCGAATTACTTAAACAGAGAGTTTGAAGTAGCTAAACCTAATACTGTTTGGGTATCAGATATTACACAAATTAGGTGCAAAGAGGGCTGGCAGTATCTATGTGTCATCATCGATTTGTACTCACGTAAAGTGGTGGGCTGGGCAACGAGCTACATAAATTCGAGCGAACTGGTGATGAAGTCACTCAAACAAGCTTGGGTAGAACGAAGGCCAAATGGGAGTGAGCTGATGTTTCACTCTGACCAGGGGGCTCAATACAGAAGCTTTGAAGTACTTAAGTGGCTAACGAAGCGTAAGGTCACAGTGAGTATGTCGAGAAAGGGGAATTGCTGGGATAATGCTTGCTCAGAAAGCTTTTTTGCTCAGTTAAAGAAAGAATGGTTCTCTAACTTAGAAGAGCTAAGCAGAAAAGAAATGACAACACAGTGTCGATTTTATATCGATGATTATTATAATATGGTGAGAAGACATGGGACTCTAAATGGAGTGAGTCCCATAGTATTTGAATCAAGAATTTAA
- a CDS encoding nitrate reductase cytochrome c-type subunit: protein MKKVLTLAALVMALSACSGQQANTSAEPVNVSSLGKSEISEVRAADAMPIYPKRGKSIERDFVHQPPMIPHKADYKITMKRNGCMSCHSWDKAKKRKATPIDISHVKDDKGTLNGQYYSCTQCHAPQAENKQQLVENDFSNK, encoded by the coding sequence ATGAAAAAAGTACTCACTTTAGCCGCGCTCGTTATGGCACTTAGCGCTTGCTCTGGCCAGCAAGCAAACACAAGTGCAGAGCCGGTAAATGTAAGCTCACTAGGAAAGTCTGAGATCAGCGAAGTTAGAGCTGCTGATGCGATGCCTATCTATCCTAAGCGTGGTAAATCAATCGAGCGTGACTTTGTCCACCAGCCACCGATGATCCCACACAAGGCTGATTACAAGATCACCATGAAGAGAAATGGCTGCATGTCTTGTCATAGCTGGGATAAAGCTAAGAAACGTAAGGCTACCCCGATTGATATCTCTCACGTAAAAGATGATAAGGGTACCCTTAACGGCCAATACTACTCTTGTACTCAGTGCCATGCTCCACAGGCAGAGAATAAGCAGCAGCTGGTCGAGAATGATTTCTCGAATAAGTAA
- the napH gene encoding quinol dehydrogenase ferredoxin subunit NapH, which translates to MSKLSMKKDGFAQAAIDELGWWRAHKFLFLRRASQLSVFILFAIGPLFSLWLLKGNLSSSELLGIVPLSDPLATLQVILTGHMPEFTLILGALIIAIFYALVGGRVFCSWVCPVNMVTDSASWLRRKLNLPRTSEMPRSLRYYLLAVVLLLPILTGLTVWEWVNPVPVLYRAALFSAGSGLWLLVAIFLLDLFISERAWCGHLCPTGALFALLGKLSPVKVSAVNAKACDNCMDCFVVCPERQVLKPALKGKQAMITNSDCTQCGRCIDVCAQRVFQYKNRIALKAENTQ; encoded by the coding sequence ATGAGCAAACTATCGATGAAAAAAGATGGCTTTGCACAGGCAGCGATCGATGAACTGGGATGGTGGCGAGCACACAAATTCCTATTTCTAAGACGTGCTAGCCAGCTTAGTGTATTTATCCTGTTTGCTATAGGTCCCCTATTTAGCCTATGGCTTCTGAAAGGAAATCTATCGAGCAGCGAACTTTTAGGCATTGTGCCTTTGTCAGATCCACTTGCAACACTGCAGGTAATACTGACTGGTCACATGCCTGAATTCACCCTAATACTTGGCGCACTGATTATAGCTATTTTTTATGCTCTAGTTGGTGGCCGCGTATTTTGTAGCTGGGTCTGCCCGGTCAATATGGTCACAGATAGCGCAAGCTGGCTAAGACGTAAGTTAAACTTGCCTCGCACAAGCGAGATGCCAAGGAGCTTACGTTACTACCTGTTAGCCGTTGTTTTGCTACTACCAATATTGACAGGGCTCACCGTCTGGGAGTGGGTTAACCCTGTTCCAGTCTTGTACCGCGCCGCACTATTTAGTGCCGGAAGCGGGCTGTGGCTTCTTGTCGCCATCTTCTTGCTCGACCTGTTTATCAGTGAACGAGCATGGTGTGGTCACCTATGTCCAACAGGTGCTTTATTTGCTCTATTAGGAAAATTAAGCCCAGTTAAAGTATCGGCCGTTAATGCTAAGGCCTGTGATAACTGCATGGATTGTTTTGTTGTTTGCCCTGAACGACAGGTATTAAAGCCTGCACTTAAAGGCAAGCAAGCTATGATAACCAACAGTGATTGCACTCAATGTGGCCGCTGTATCGATGTCTGCGCCCAACGCGTTTTCCAGTATAAAAATCGAATTGCCCTAAAGGCGGAGAACACCCAATGA
- the napG gene encoding ferredoxin-type protein NapG: MSKVESSKSTVTGVNRRQFLAQSAKAGCAMGLLGMGITSVAKQSSQLDPLAIRPPGALSESDFLSACVRCGLCVEACPYDTLKLARWFDGAATGTPYFTARTIPCEMCEDIPCVKACPSGSLDHDLTDIDESKMGIAVLIDEKNCLNFKGLRCDVCYRVCPLIDDAITLEMQHNQRSDHHAMFLPKVNSDSCTGCGKCEHVCVLEQAAIKVLPAHIALGKTASHDTYINTEETTLEMLNRGLPL; this comes from the coding sequence ATGAGCAAGGTCGAATCGAGTAAGTCCACAGTCACAGGCGTTAATCGCCGTCAGTTTTTAGCCCAGTCGGCTAAGGCTGGCTGTGCTATGGGGTTACTTGGAATGGGAATAACGTCGGTGGCTAAACAGTCATCTCAGCTAGACCCGTTAGCGATTCGACCTCCTGGGGCCCTGAGTGAAAGTGATTTTCTTTCGGCTTGTGTCCGCTGCGGTTTATGTGTCGAAGCTTGTCCTTACGACACCCTAAAACTGGCACGCTGGTTTGATGGCGCCGCAACGGGTACACCCTATTTTACCGCTCGCACCATCCCTTGTGAGATGTGCGAAGATATTCCCTGTGTTAAAGCGTGTCCTTCGGGCTCGCTGGATCATGATTTGACTGATATAGATGAGTCAAAGATGGGGATTGCAGTACTAATAGATGAAAAGAATTGCCTCAACTTTAAAGGCTTAAGGTGTGATGTCTGTTATCGGGTCTGCCCGTTAATCGACGATGCTATCACCCTTGAGATGCAGCACAATCAACGTAGTGATCATCACGCCATGTTCCTGCCTAAGGTTAACAGCGATAGCTGTACCGGCTGTGGCAAATGTGAACATGTTTGCGTGCTTGAACAAGCTGCGATAAAAGTGCTACCCGCTCATATTGCTCTAGGTAAAACGGCTTCACACGATACTTATATTAATACTGAAGAGACCACACTCGAGATGTTAAACAGAGGTCTTCCACTATGA
- the napA gene encoding nitrate reductase catalytic subunit NapA yields the protein MSISRREFLKANAAVAAATAVGVTLPVKIVEAAEQTDNIKWDKAPCRFCGVGCSVLVGTSNGKVVATQGDPESPVNKGLNCIKGYFLSKIMYGKDRLTTPLLRMTDGKYDKEGEFTPVSWDTALDTMAEKWKHTLKTKGPTAVGMFGSGQWTIWEGYAASKLHKAGFLTNNIDPNARHCMASAVGGFMRTFGIDEPMGCYDDLEAADHFVLWGANMAEMHPILWARLSDRRLSSPTSRVHVLSTFENRSFDLADNAMVFRPQTDLVLLNYIANYIIQNDAVNKDFVSKHTKFVLGTTDIGYGLRPEHPLEQKAKNPGKGSSTPISFDEYAKFVSTYTLEYAAEMSGVEPEKLVEMAKAYADPSIKVMSLWTMGINQHTRGVWANNMLYNIHLLTGKIATPGNSPFSLTGQPSACGTAREVGTFSHRLPADMVVKNPKHRAITEKLWQVPEGTIPPKPGYHAVLQSRMLKDGKLNCYWTMCTNNVQAGPNINEEIMPGFRNPENFIVVSDPYPTVSAMAADLILPTAMWVEKEGAYGNAERRTHMWHQQVKPPEGAKSDLWQLVEFSKRFKVSEVWPSELIAKQPELADKTLYDVLFANGEVNKFPTSDCKAELNDESEAFGFYLQKGLFEEYAQFGRGHAHDLADFDTYHETRGLRWPVINGKETLRRFSKGDPYLKDGEEFNFYGKPDGKAVIFALPYEPAAEEPNEEYDLWLSTGRVLEHWHTGSMTARVPELYRAYPDAQIFLHPEDAKARGLKRGDEVLVASPRGEVKTRVETKGRNKPPRGVAFMPFFDARQLVNKLLLDATDPLSKETDFKKCPVKVMKA from the coding sequence ATGAGCATTAGCCGTCGCGAGTTTCTAAAAGCCAACGCTGCAGTCGCCGCTGCAACCGCTGTTGGTGTCACTTTGCCAGTGAAGATAGTTGAAGCCGCTGAGCAAACTGACAACATCAAGTGGGATAAAGCACCCTGCCGTTTTTGCGGTGTAGGTTGTAGCGTTCTAGTGGGTACCAGTAATGGCAAGGTTGTTGCCACACAAGGTGACCCAGAAAGCCCTGTCAACAAAGGCCTGAACTGTATCAAAGGTTATTTCTTATCCAAAATCATGTATGGCAAGGATCGTTTAACCACGCCGCTGCTACGTATGACAGATGGTAAGTATGACAAAGAAGGTGAGTTTACACCGGTAAGTTGGGATACCGCCTTAGATACAATGGCTGAGAAGTGGAAGCACACGCTAAAGACCAAAGGACCGACTGCTGTCGGTATGTTTGGCTCTGGTCAGTGGACGATATGGGAAGGCTACGCCGCCTCTAAGCTACATAAAGCAGGTTTCCTCACCAACAATATCGATCCCAATGCTCGCCACTGTATGGCATCCGCTGTAGGTGGCTTTATGCGTACCTTTGGTATCGATGAGCCAATGGGTTGTTATGACGACTTAGAAGCTGCCGACCACTTTGTATTGTGGGGAGCCAACATGGCCGAGATGCACCCAATCCTGTGGGCTCGCCTGTCAGATCGTCGTCTAAGCAGTCCGACTAGTCGCGTACACGTATTATCTACCTTTGAAAACCGTAGCTTTGACTTAGCCGATAACGCTATGGTGTTCCGCCCTCAGACTGATCTAGTGCTCCTTAACTACATTGCTAACTACATCATACAAAATGATGCTGTGAACAAAGACTTCGTCAGTAAGCACACTAAATTTGTATTGGGTACTACTGACATTGGTTATGGCCTTCGTCCTGAGCATCCATTAGAGCAAAAAGCAAAGAACCCAGGAAAGGGTTCATCAACGCCTATCAGCTTCGATGAGTACGCTAAATTTGTTAGCACTTATACTCTTGAGTATGCTGCTGAAATGAGTGGTGTTGAACCTGAAAAGCTTGTCGAGATGGCTAAAGCTTACGCAGATCCATCTATCAAGGTCATGAGCCTGTGGACCATGGGGATCAACCAACATACACGTGGTGTTTGGGCAAATAACATGCTCTATAACATCCATCTGTTAACCGGTAAGATTGCCACTCCAGGTAACAGTCCATTCTCGCTTACAGGCCAACCATCGGCTTGTGGTACAGCACGTGAAGTCGGCACCTTCTCTCACCGCCTACCTGCGGACATGGTTGTTAAGAATCCTAAACATAGAGCCATCACAGAGAAGCTCTGGCAGGTTCCAGAAGGCACTATTCCTCCTAAGCCGGGATATCACGCCGTACTTCAAAGCCGTATGCTTAAAGATGGCAAGCTAAACTGTTACTGGACCATGTGTACCAACAATGTTCAAGCAGGTCCAAACATCAATGAAGAGATCATGCCGGGGTTCCGTAACCCTGAAAACTTCATCGTAGTATCAGACCCATACCCAACAGTATCGGCGATGGCTGCTGACCTTATTCTACCAACAGCGATGTGGGTAGAAAAAGAAGGCGCTTATGGTAACGCTGAGCGACGTACTCATATGTGGCATCAACAGGTTAAACCACCTGAAGGCGCTAAGTCTGACCTTTGGCAGCTTGTTGAGTTTTCTAAGCGCTTCAAAGTCTCTGAGGTTTGGCCAAGCGAACTTATCGCTAAGCAACCAGAATTAGCTGATAAGACACTCTATGACGTGCTCTTTGCTAACGGTGAAGTCAATAAGTTCCCAACTTCAGATTGTAAGGCCGAACTAAACGATGAATCTGAGGCATTTGGTTTCTACTTACAGAAAGGCTTGTTCGAAGAATACGCTCAGTTTGGTCGTGGTCACGCCCATGATTTAGCCGATTTCGATACCTACCATGAAACCCGCGGTCTACGCTGGCCTGTGATAAATGGTAAAGAGACATTACGTCGTTTCTCGAAGGGTGATCCCTACTTGAAAGACGGTGAAGAGTTCAACTTCTATGGTAAGCCTGACGGTAAAGCGGTTATTTTCGCCCTGCCCTATGAGCCTGCTGCAGAAGAGCCTAATGAAGAGTACGATCTATGGTTATCTACCGGTCGTGTACTTGAGCATTGGCATACAGGTTCAATGACTGCTCGCGTTCCTGAGTTATATCGCGCTTACCCAGATGCACAGATCTTCCTCCACCCTGAAGACGCTAAAGCTCGCGGCCTCAAGCGTGGTGACGAAGTCCTTGTTGCTTCCCCTCGTGGTGAAGTAAAAACACGTGTTGAGACTAAAGGCCGCAACAAGCCGCCGAGAGGCGTGGCATTTATGCCATTCTTCGACGCACGCCAGCTGGTCAACAAGTTGTTACTGGATGCTACCGATCCTCTGTCAAAAGAGACAGATTTCAAGAAGTGCCCAGTCAAAGTGATGAAAGCTTAA
- a CDS encoding chaperone NapD: MSQEYHVTSLVVHAAPKAVSQVETQIRALIGAEIHAVTEAGKFVITLEGETQRSILDNVEAINAIEGVLNSSLIYHQVDAEQEEQAEKIHQP; this comes from the coding sequence ATGAGTCAGGAATACCATGTCACCAGCTTAGTCGTTCATGCCGCACCAAAAGCTGTCTCTCAGGTTGAAACCCAAATTCGCGCCCTAATTGGCGCCGAAATCCATGCCGTCACCGAAGCAGGGAAATTCGTTATCACCTTAGAGGGCGAAACGCAGAGATCTATTCTTGATAACGTCGAAGCGATAAATGCCATAGAGGGAGTGCTTAACAGCAGCCTTATCTATCATCAAGTCGACGCTGAACAAGAGGAACAGGCTGAAAAGATCCACCAGCCTTAA
- a CDS encoding response regulator transcription factor, giving the protein MGIIKSVLVVDDSRMSRIMITSIVQGSFPEWTVHQAANGQEAIDVARVNQIDFVTLDLNMPVMNGLEAAPELLVINPDIKIALLTANIQSSTQEQVKSLGIDFIPKPISGDKILAFLG; this is encoded by the coding sequence ATGGGGATAATTAAGAGTGTGTTGGTGGTTGATGACAGTCGAATGTCTAGAATTATGATCACATCGATTGTGCAAGGATCTTTTCCTGAATGGACCGTTCATCAGGCTGCAAATGGTCAGGAGGCAATAGATGTGGCTCGTGTTAACCAGATTGATTTTGTCACCTTAGATCTCAATATGCCCGTCATGAATGGACTAGAAGCCGCACCTGAGCTGCTGGTAATCAATCCTGATATTAAAATTGCGCTGTTAACCGCCAACATTCAAAGTTCTACTCAAGAGCAGGTAAAGAGCCTAGGCATAGATTTCATTCCCAAACCTATTTCTGGCGATAAAATTTTGGCTTTCTTAGGCTAA
- a CDS encoding chemotaxis protein CheC: MSSVPVSLTEMQQDALAELFNLGIGHAASLLSEMIQDKVELTTPKAEIVPLAKASKLLFEANEKEISAVEQSFEGGIDGVAMLVFPQSDSLELVRQILKTNLPAEELSELESDALIEVGNIILNSCFGCISDALQTPFQSSLPTHIQGSAEELFGEVSKISCSDYVLMLYMQFDLPNHQVTGCVNFFMSLSSLVIFIKSVDDYLKRMMNL; the protein is encoded by the coding sequence ATGTCATCGGTGCCAGTTAGCTTGACTGAGATGCAGCAAGATGCCCTAGCTGAGTTGTTTAACTTAGGTATAGGTCATGCGGCCTCTCTGCTTTCAGAGATGATTCAGGATAAAGTTGAACTCACGACACCTAAGGCTGAAATAGTGCCCTTAGCAAAGGCATCTAAATTATTATTTGAAGCTAATGAAAAAGAGATCAGCGCGGTAGAACAAAGCTTTGAGGGAGGCATAGATGGCGTCGCTATGTTGGTGTTTCCCCAGTCAGATAGTCTAGAGCTCGTTCGACAAATATTGAAAACAAACCTGCCTGCTGAGGAGTTATCTGAACTTGAGAGTGATGCACTTATTGAGGTCGGTAATATCATACTCAATTCCTGTTTTGGATGTATCTCTGATGCCTTACAAACCCCCTTTCAAAGTTCATTGCCGACTCACATTCAAGGAAGTGCCGAGGAGCTTTTTGGTGAAGTATCAAAAATAAGCTGTAGTGATTATGTGCTTATGCTTTATATGCAGTTTGATCTACCCAATCATCAGGTTACAGGTTGCGTTAATTTTTTTATGAGCCTCTCTTCTTTAGTCATCTTTATCAAGAGTGTCGATGATTATTTGAAGAGGATGATGAATCTATGA